In Arcobacter sp. LA11, the sequence CATAAGCTATAACCCCATAAGTTTTTACAAGATTATGTGTCTTATAATTAAGTGTAATAAGCTCTTTTTCTTTTTCTTCTTTTTCTTTTTCAAATTTAGACTTATCTTCAGTTGAAAGATTTTCATCTTTAAGTTTTTCTTCTATTTCTTTTATTTTTAATAGAATTGCTAATTCACTATCTAATAATATTTTTAATTCCTTTTTTATCTTTTCAACATCTAAATTAGAACTACTATCTTGATTATTATTTAATTCTTTAAACAATTCTTCTTTTTGAGTAACTAAGCTCTGAGCTTTGTCTGTAGAAACTTTTACAATCTCTTTATTTACAGAATCAATTTTTCTTTTAATCTCAGTATTTTTTGCTTCTATTTTCAAACTCTTTATTTTTTCATCTAATATCTTAGTAGATAATCTTTCAAGTTTATTTATAAGATTTTTTATTTCAAAAAGTGTTTCTTCCTTGACATCTGATTTGTATGTTGTTCTTTGTATATAAAAGTCAGAAGGACTACTTACAAAATCACTTCCATTTAGCATAATTGCACTTTGTAAGCCATTTGATGGTTTTATATAATAAAATTCTCCAACATTACTTATGGGAGAAAGTCCATTTACAGACATCTGTTTTAATTGATTTGGTGAACCTGTAAGTCCCCATTTAACTTCAAACTCATTATTTAAATCAACTGTTGATTGAATGACAGAGTTACTGCAGCCAGAGAACAATAATACTATTGCTAATATACTTACTTTAAAATACATAATCAACTCCTCAAAGTAACATAATAGTAATTATAATATATAGTATTATATGATATTTTAAAATATTAAATTTAATTATTTCAAAAAGTTAAAAAAAAGAAAGTTTTAAATTTATACTTGAGAATAAATCTGACCAATAGAAATACCACCATCATTTAAAGGTATTTTTTTAGAGTAATAATACCTTTTATTTAAATTCTCTAATCTTTTTGTTACTAACTCTAATAAAATTTTGTTTTGAAATACTCCACCAGTTAACACAACTGCTAGGTCATCGTATTTTTGAGATATATCAACAATTAACTCTACTAAACCATTGATAAACTTAGAACAAATAATAGTTTTATTTTTGTCTTCTATAATTTCTTTTATACATAAAGTTAAATCAACTTCTGTATCTATTATTTCAAATTTATAAAACTCTTTTATAGATTTATCATATGCCATTTCTATTTGAAGTCCTGTTTCCCCTTCATAACTTTGTAATTGTGATATTCCTGACAATGAAGCTATTGCATCAAATATCCGTCCAAGAGAGCTTGTAAGTGGTGCATTTAAACCTTTTTTCCAAACTGTATGTAAAAGTTTAATTTCACTTTGAGAAAAAGCTTTTACTGTTGGATTATCTAAATTTGAAACTTCTTCTAAAGAAAAAATATCAAATAAAATAGATAGAGCAACTCGCTTAGGCTCTTTAACTGCTTTTTCTCCACCAAGTAATTTGAAGTATTTAAAATAATTTGATCTTTCATAAGAATTATTATTTCCAATAAAAACTTCTCCTCCCCATATATTTCCATCATCACCATATCCAGTTCCATCAAAGCAAAAAGCTAGTACTTTCTCTTTTAAATTATATTCAGCCATACATGAAAGCATATGAGAGTAGTGATGTTGTATTTGTACTAATTCTATATTTTGAGTTTTTGCCCATTTTGTACTTTCATAACTTGGGTGTTTATCGCAAACTATTAGATCTGGTACAAAATCATAAAATCTTTTAAAAGTTTCGATTGTTCTAGTAAAATACTCAACAGATGTTATACTTCCTAAATCTCCAATATGAGGAGATAAAATTAAATTGTCTTCAAAAGCTAAAGCAATAGTTGATTTTTGATTAGCACCCAAGGCTAATATTTTTTTATCTAATTTCTTTTCTAACTTAAATGAAGTTGGAGCATAACCTCTTGCATTTCTTAATATAAAGAGTTCATCATTTATAACTTGAACAACAGAATCATCACATGCATTTATAATATCTCTATCAAAATCACATACAAAATCTACAACATTTCCAAGTTTTTCAATCAACTCATCTTTAAATCTAACTATAGGTTCATTGGATAAATTTGCACTAGTCGCTACGATTGGATTATTTAGATATTTAAATAGAAGAATATGTAATGGAGTATAAGCAATGAAGCAACCTATTCTATCAATATTTGGTGCTATTAGTGAACTCAAATTTGAATTAGTTGATTTTACTAAAGTTATAGGTTTTTCTTTTGAAGAAATTATCTCTTCTTCTTTTAAAGTTAAACTAGCAGATTCTCTTACTTGTTCAATATCTTTAAACATAACAGCAAAAGGTTTTGTAGGTCTATTTTTTCTTAATCTTAACTCTTCAATAGCTTTTGTATTTGTTGCATCACAAACTATATGAAAACCGCCCATTCCTTTTAATGCAACTATATACCCTTGATTTATTTTATTAGCAAGTTCTTTTATTGCTTCAGCATTTTCACTTAATTTATTATTACCATTATCATATAAAGCTATCTTAGGTCCACATTTCTCACATGAAACAGGTTGTGCATGATATCTTCTATTTAAAGGATTGATATACTCTTCTTTACAATCATCACACATAATAAATCTTGACATTGAAGTATTACATCTATCATATGGTACAGTTTCTATAATAGAGTATCTAGGACCACAATTTGTGCAGTTTGTTAAAGCATATTCAAATCTAAAGTTTTTATCATCATTTATATCATCAATACAATCATCACAAACTGCCATATCTGGACTTATAATTGTAGATTTATTTGAAGTAGTTTGACTTTGTATTATTTCAAAAGTTTTATACTCTTTTAAATCTAATTCAAAGATTTCTATATTGTCTATTTTTGATAAAGGTGGAGGTGAAGTTTTAAGTTGGGTTAGAAAGTTTTCTATATTTTTTGATTGACCTTCAAGTGCAATATTTACACCTCTATCATCATTATTTACCCACCCATTTAAATTTTCATTTAAAGCAAGAGTATAAACAAATGGTCTAAAGCCAACTCCTTGAACAATTCCACTTACTTGTACCTCTATACTTCTCATCAAACTCTCTTACTTTTGTATTGGAAAGTCCTTATTATAGTATATTTTAAAATTTTTTGTAATAGCTTTTTTAATTAATTTATAAAATAACTCATTTGAAATCATATCTCCACATAAAGAGACTCCATCAATTTCAAACTCACTATTTACTTCATCTACAATATTTGCTAAATAGTAAGAAAAGCTTTCTACATACCCTAAACTTAACGTTTTATCATCAACTCCTGCAAGTTTAAAACTTATACCACTTTGAATAAATTTATTAATATTAAATTCTCTACTAAAAATCTTTTGAGAATCTAATAGCTTATAATCAACCCGAGGACCTTTTTCTAGAATTGCATTAGATGCATTTTCAAAAATAATATTTTTTGAACTATCATCTTTTTTTATTCCCAATATAATTGCAGCAATATTCCATAATGAAAAAATAGAATTGTTTTTAAATTTAGAGATATCATAATTTAGTGCATTTTCATATTCATTTGGAAATTTTGTTTTATAATTTTCTATTAATTTTTTTCCTATTTCATCTTTTGAAATTTCTTCAAAAATATACTTGATTGTTTCAGGTATTTTATAATTTAATATATCAAGCATGCCATCAATCTTATTAGAATACAAACATATATTATCATCATATTTTGTAGAACTAAAAAGGTTTAATATAGATTTATCTGATAAATTATTTTCTTCTAATAAAACCATAAATTGACCTTTTGCCTTTTCATCAAAAGTATCATATATTTCTTCTAATTTTTTATCATAGTTTTCATTTTCTAAAATCATTATTTTTGAGTCATTAATTACTATCTTTGGACTTATACTTTTAACGTCAGTACTTGTATATACTAATTCACAATCATAATCTTTAGACTCTTCATACTCAAGAAAACAAATTCCAAATCTACTTAATTCCTTGGATAAAAGATATAAAATCAAATTATTTGGATATCTAATATTGATTTTATCAATATTAAGATTATTATTATTTTTATAGACTTGATTGATATTAAAATTTACTATAGGTTTTTCTATACTTAAAAGTGCAACTGTTTTTTCTTTTGTAGAAACAACTAACCTTGACAATTCATTTATATCTGTACAAATTATATTTGAGTCTTCATTTAATTCTTTATTTAATTTACTATAAACAAAATCACCATTAGAAGTTTTAATTTTAATTTTATTATTTTCACTTATTTTTAAGGCAAGCATTGCAAATAGTTCTTTATAGTTTTTATATTTTATTTCTTCACCATTTTTTAAAAACTTCAAATTACTTACATCACAGGTTGTACCACAAATATCACAATCGAAAAAAGGATTATAGAAGTCGGTTGATTCTTCATTTTCAATATTTACTAAACAATTTGAACAATGTGGCAGTTTTAATTCATTTAGAGTTAAGGTATAATCTTTTTTTGGTATTTCTGGTACAACTTCTAATGTAAAATTTTTTAAGAATATTGACATGGGTAACTCATTTGATAAAATATCAGATACAGTTAATAATTTTTTATCTTCATCTTCTATATATAAAAATATATAATTTTCATCTCTTAATATTTTATAATTAACATCTCGTTTTTTTAAAATATTATCAAGAAAAGTCACTAATGTATTATTATTTGAAAGGTATTCAAATTTATATTCTAGGACCATGAAGAATATCCCTTTTAAATGAAATTTTTGATATCTCTTCTATTGTGATATCTTCTTTTTTTATCTTTGTTTTTATATCTAAATCTTTTAATGCTTTTATAATTGTATCTTCCATTGTAATAACAGCTTTTATAATTTCATCACTCAATTCAAATGTTGTATCATCAGCAACTCTTTTAGGAATTACTCCTAATACATTTGTAGAAGGCAAATCACCATTCATCTTAATCATATTAAGAGTTTGAAGCATTTCAACTTCATGAGCACTTCCTTGCCAATCAATCTCATCAGGTGAATTTAAAAAGTCAAAAAAGTATACGTCACCAGCTTTTGAATTTAAAGCGTCAATACAATCAACTACAAAAACTTCATCATATTTGATAATTTCTGGAATCAATCTTTGAGCTAAAGTTCCACCATCTAGAATACTTACACTATTTTTATCTGAAGAGAACTCATATTTTTCATCTAAATAATGAATGAAATGAGCTCCTATCCCTTCATCTTGGAATAGGATATTTCCTATTCCTAATATTAAAATGTTCATTCTAATCTTTCTTCTTTTTCTTATGCCATGTATATCCACTAAATATAGCATCCATAGCACCAGATTTTCCATAAACAGAGTTAAATACTGCCATATAAATATGAATAGGAATAAACAATAAGAAAACCCACATCGTAATATGATGAACTTCTCTTACAACAGCCAAGCCACCCATCCATACTTCAAGTGGTCTTAAAATATCAAAGATCATTCCTCCAAAACCTTCATGGTACACATGCATATGAAGAATCAACCCTGTAATAGATATTACAAATAGTGTTATAAAAATCATAAAGTATGCAATAAACTGTAAAGGATTATAAATACCCCTAGCCTCTGGATGCACACCAATTAACATATAATATTTAATTTGTTGTATCCACACTTTTGGATTTATAAAATCAAAAAATGACATTCTTTCATTTCTACTATGTCTATCAAAAATAAAAAGATAACTTTTTACCATTGTTGATGCAATTAAAATAAATCCAAAAATAATATGCCAAGCCCTCCATAAAGCATTCATAAAATTAGTTGGTTCATTATTTACATAAGGAGTTAAAAAAGGATTTGCAATATAAAATCCAGTTACAACAAGAACTAACATTGTTACAACCCTTACCCAGTGATTAAATCTTAGAATCCCTGAAAACTCGTACTTCTTTTCAATCATTTGTTATCCTTTTTTTAACAACTACTACCGTAAACAGGATCAACTTTATATGTTCCTAAATCTTTACCTTTAGTATCCATAACATGAACAGCACAAGCAATACAAGGGTCAAAACTATGAATAACTCTAATAATTTCAAGAGGTTGTGAAATATCTTGAACTTTCATTCCAATTAGATTTGATTCATATGGACCTTTTAATCCTCTAGAATCTTCAGGTCCTGCATTCCAAGTTGAAGGAACAACAGCTTGATAGTTTTCAACTACACCATTTTTAATTCTAATCCAATGAGATAACATTCCTCTTGGAACATCCCCAATAAATCTTCCTTTATACTCTTTATCTTTATCAATATGATATGTAGCACAAGTATCTTGGTCAACTTTTAAATTTTCAATTAAAGTATTAAATGTTTCTAAACCATTATCAATGATTGCTTTTGTTTGTAAAGCTCTTGCAGCAGTTCTACCTAAAGTAGTAAATAATGCTTCAGTTGGTAAACCTGTAGTTGCTAAGAATTCATCTACAACTTTTTTAATTTTTTTATTTCCACTTGCATAAGAAACTAATACAGCTGCTAAAGGACCTACTTCCATAGCTTTACCATCATATCTTGGTGATTTAATCCAAGAGTATTTACCTTTTTCATCTACAGTTTTACTATGAATTTCTTTTCCATCAGGACCAATAGTCATATTTTCATTTAATCCAGTATATTTAGGATTTGTTTTTCCATCATATGGATGTAAAGGTTCATCATCAGCATACCAAGAATGCGTCGCTTCTTCTGTAATTAAATCTTCATTTATTGGATGAACTTTTGATAAATCTCCATTCATAATAATACCAGTATCAAAAAGATACTCTGTTCTATTTAATTGCATCTCTTTATAAGACATGAAATTCATAGTTCCAGCTTCACTTGTAACACTAGGCTCTGTAGCAAATGCTTTTCCTGCCATTACAATATCTGCATAATATGCATGTTCAATGAAATTTGCAACTTCTTTATATTTAGTTAAATACTCACCCATTCTAGATGGATCTAATAAATCCATAATACAAGTAACACCACCAACAGTAAGACTTTGAGGATGTGGTTGTTTACCACCAAACATCGCCATAAGTTGTGCTGCTGTTCTTTGTACTTCTAGTGCTTTAAGATAATGCGAAAGTGCAATTAAATTTTGCTCAGGTGTAAGATTAAATGTTTTATGTCCCCAATATGCATTTGCAAATGGTCCAAGTTCACCTTTATCAACAAAAGCTTTTACTCTATCTTTTACTTTTAATAAATCATTTTCACCAGTTGCAATTGGGTATTTTGTATATTTAAATGCTTCTTTTGAAGCAAGTGCAGGATCTGCATCAAGAGCAGAAACAACATCAACCCAATCAAGTCCATGTAAATGATAAAAGTGCACAACATGATCATGCATAAACAGAGCTTGGTTCATTAATGACCTAACTAGTTTTGCATTTAAAGGAGGTGTTATTTTAAGTGCATCTTCAACTGCTTCAATACCCGCTCTATAATGTGAATATGTACATACACCACAAATTCTTTGCATTAAAAAACCTGCATCTCTTGGGTCTCTATTTTTTACAATAGTCTCTAAACCTCTCCATAAAGTTGATGAAGAATAAGCATTTTGAATTACATTATCTTCATCCACTTCAACTTCAATTCGTAAGTGTCCCTCAATCCTAGTAATTGGGTCAACGATTACTCTTTTATTTGCCATGATTAATGTTCCTCATCTTCTTTTGGATTTTTTACTTTTGAAATAACTGCATGTGCAGCAATACCAATTGCAGCAGTTGTTAAAATACCAACACCAATTTTATCAGCAGTAGCATCAGCTCCACCACCACCAAATACAGTGTTATATAATTTATCAGCAACTGGTTCTTCAAGTGGCCCCATAGCATCCCAGAAGTCCGGTTCAGAACAACCAATACAACCATGTCCTGCTTGTATTGGCCAAGAAGTATGTTGATTAAATTTATTCTTAGAACAGTTATTAAAAGTATAAGGTCCTTTACAACCTACTTTATATAAACAGTAACCTTTTTTAGCACCTTCATCACCAAATTCTTCTACAAATTCACCTGCATCAAAATGACCTCTTCTTTCACATAAGTCATGAATTCTTAGCCCATAAGCCCATTTTGGTCTATTATATGCATCTAGTGCGGGAAGTGTTCCATAAAGAATATAATGTAAAAGTGTACCTACAATATTTTTTTCACTTGGAGGACAACCAGGTACATTGATTACACTTTTATTTGTAACTTTTGAAAGAGCAACTGCACCTGTTGGATTTGGTATTGCAGCTTGTACTCCACCAAACGAAGAACAG encodes:
- the hypF gene encoding carbamoyltransferase HypF, with the protein product MRSIEVQVSGIVQGVGFRPFVYTLALNENLNGWVNNDDRGVNIALEGQSKNIENFLTQLKTSPPPLSKIDNIEIFELDLKEYKTFEIIQSQTTSNKSTIISPDMAVCDDCIDDINDDKNFRFEYALTNCTNCGPRYSIIETVPYDRCNTSMSRFIMCDDCKEEYINPLNRRYHAQPVSCEKCGPKIALYDNGNNKLSENAEAIKELANKINQGYIVALKGMGGFHIVCDATNTKAIEELRLRKNRPTKPFAVMFKDIEQVRESASLTLKEEEIISSKEKPITLVKSTNSNLSSLIAPNIDRIGCFIAYTPLHILLFKYLNNPIVATSANLSNEPIVRFKDELIEKLGNVVDFVCDFDRDIINACDDSVVQVINDELFILRNARGYAPTSFKLEKKLDKKILALGANQKSTIALAFEDNLILSPHIGDLGSITSVEYFTRTIETFKRFYDFVPDLIVCDKHPSYESTKWAKTQNIELVQIQHHYSHMLSCMAEYNLKEKVLAFCFDGTGYGDDGNIWGGEVFIGNNNSYERSNYFKYFKLLGGEKAVKEPKRVALSILFDIFSLEEVSNLDNPTVKAFSQSEIKLLHTVWKKGLNAPLTSSLGRIFDAIASLSGISQLQSYEGETGLQIEMAYDKSIKEFYKFEIIDTEVDLTLCIKEIIEDKNKTIICSKFINGLVELIVDISQKYDDLAVVLTGGVFQNKILLELVTKRLENLNKRYYYSKKIPLNDGGISIGQIYSQV
- a CDS encoding HyaD/HybD family hydrogenase maturation endopeptidase produces the protein MNILILGIGNILFQDEGIGAHFIHYLDEKYEFSSDKNSVSILDGGTLAQRLIPEIIKYDEVFVVDCIDALNSKAGDVYFFDFLNSPDEIDWQGSAHEVEMLQTLNMIKMNGDLPSTNVLGVIPKRVADDTTFELSDEIIKAVITMEDTIIKALKDLDIKTKIKKEDITIEEISKISFKRDILHGPRI
- the cybH gene encoding Ni/Fe-hydrogenase, b-type cytochrome subunit; this translates as MIEKKYEFSGILRFNHWVRVVTMLVLVVTGFYIANPFLTPYVNNEPTNFMNALWRAWHIIFGFILIASTMVKSYLFIFDRHSRNERMSFFDFINPKVWIQQIKYYMLIGVHPEARGIYNPLQFIAYFMIFITLFVISITGLILHMHVYHEGFGGMIFDILRPLEVWMGGLAVVREVHHITMWVFLLFIPIHIYMAVFNSVYGKSGAMDAIFSGYTWHKKKKKD
- a CDS encoding nickel-dependent hydrogenase large subunit: MANKRVIVDPITRIEGHLRIEVEVDEDNVIQNAYSSSTLWRGLETIVKNRDPRDAGFLMQRICGVCTYSHYRAGIEAVEDALKITPPLNAKLVRSLMNQALFMHDHVVHFYHLHGLDWVDVVSALDADPALASKEAFKYTKYPIATGENDLLKVKDRVKAFVDKGELGPFANAYWGHKTFNLTPEQNLIALSHYLKALEVQRTAAQLMAMFGGKQPHPQSLTVGGVTCIMDLLDPSRMGEYLTKYKEVANFIEHAYYADIVMAGKAFATEPSVTSEAGTMNFMSYKEMQLNRTEYLFDTGIIMNGDLSKVHPINEDLITEEATHSWYADDEPLHPYDGKTNPKYTGLNENMTIGPDGKEIHSKTVDEKGKYSWIKSPRYDGKAMEVGPLAAVLVSYASGNKKIKKVVDEFLATTGLPTEALFTTLGRTAARALQTKAIIDNGLETFNTLIENLKVDQDTCATYHIDKDKEYKGRFIGDVPRGMLSHWIRIKNGVVENYQAVVPSTWNAGPEDSRGLKGPYESNLIGMKVQDISQPLEIIRVIHSFDPCIACAVHVMDTKGKDLGTYKVDPVYGSSC
- a CDS encoding hydrogenase small subunit, coding for MKDLNLFNRLSKRLEDLEKLPKLDDSKSIPTVLEEKGVSRRDFMKWATAVTAMLALPGNFTPLVAKAAELSDRLPIIWLHMAECTGCSESLLRSDAPTIDSLIFDYISLEYHETLMASAGWQAEQNLEHAIEKYKGNYILMVEGGIPSGENDFYLTIGGHGNTGEHSAKLASEHAKAIFAIGTCSSFGGVQAAIPNPTGAVALSKVTNKSVINVPGCPPSEKNIVGTLLHYILYGTLPALDAYNRPKWAYGLRIHDLCERRGHFDAGEFVEEFGDEGAKKGYCLYKVGCKGPYTFNNCSKNKFNQHTSWPIQAGHGCIGCSEPDFWDAMGPLEEPVADKLYNTVFGGGGADATADKIGVGILTTAAIGIAAHAVISKVKNPKEDEEH